Proteins from a single region of Chryseobacterium sp. W4I1:
- the mtaB gene encoding tRNA (N(6)-L-threonylcarbamoyladenosine(37)-C(2))-methylthiotransferase MtaB: MSTFHGTAAFHTLGCKLNFAETSTIARQLTDAGYNKVSFDDKADVYVINTCSVTENADRECKLHVKRAMKANPEGLVVIVGCYAQLKPEEISQIEGVDLVLGAKEKFNILSYLDDLEKSDSEGTVHSCEIEETDFFIGSYSIGDRTRAFLKVQDGCDYKCTYCTIPLARGISRSDTIENVLQNAKEIVGRDIKEIVLTGVNIGDYGKGEFGNKRHEHTFLDLISELDKVDGIERIRISSIEPNLLKDESIELVSKSKSFVPHFHIPLQSGSDDLLKKMKRRYLTKLYNDRVNKIREVMPDAAIGVDVIVGFPGETEEKFMETYNFLNQLPITYLHVFTYSERENTEAADMDGVVPIPERKKRNKMLRILSEKKKMAFYETQLGKTLPVLWEHENKDGKMFGFTENYVRVQKDFDSAFVNQIEFLNLEKILSDGTVSVQSSFESFLAKA; the protein is encoded by the coding sequence ATGTCTACTTTTCACGGAACTGCCGCATTTCATACCCTCGGCTGCAAATTAAATTTTGCAGAAACATCTACTATTGCCCGCCAATTGACAGATGCAGGTTATAATAAGGTAAGCTTTGATGATAAAGCAGATGTCTATGTGATCAATACCTGTTCAGTCACTGAAAATGCTGACCGTGAATGTAAACTTCACGTGAAGCGAGCAATGAAAGCCAATCCGGAAGGACTGGTTGTTATTGTCGGATGTTATGCACAGCTGAAACCCGAAGAAATTTCACAGATCGAGGGAGTAGACCTTGTCCTGGGAGCTAAGGAAAAATTCAATATCTTAAGCTACCTTGACGATCTTGAGAAATCGGATAGTGAAGGAACTGTTCATTCATGCGAAATTGAAGAAACCGATTTCTTTATCGGAAGCTATTCAATTGGTGACAGAACAAGAGCTTTCCTGAAAGTGCAGGATGGATGTGATTATAAATGCACCTACTGTACCATTCCGCTGGCAAGAGGAATCTCACGTTCGGACACCATCGAAAACGTACTTCAGAATGCTAAAGAAATTGTAGGAAGAGACATTAAAGAAATTGTTCTTACGGGCGTTAATATTGGTGATTATGGTAAAGGAGAATTCGGAAATAAAAGACATGAACATACTTTCTTAGATTTAATTTCAGAGTTGGATAAAGTAGACGGTATTGAAAGAATACGTATTTCTTCCATAGAACCGAATCTTTTAAAAGACGAAAGCATAGAGCTGGTTTCCAAAAGTAAAAGTTTTGTTCCCCATTTCCATATCCCGTTACAATCCGGTTCCGATGATCTGCTGAAAAAAATGAAGCGCCGTTACCTTACGAAACTTTATAATGACAGAGTCAATAAGATCCGTGAAGTGATGCCCGATGCGGCTATCGGTGTAGATGTGATCGTAGGATTTCCTGGTGAAACAGAAGAAAAATTCATGGAAACGTATAACTTCCTGAACCAACTTCCGATCACTTACCTGCATGTATTTACTTATTCTGAAAGAGAAAATACTGAAGCTGCAGATATGGACGGTGTCGTTCCGATTCCGGAAAGAAAAAAACGTAATAAAATGCTGAGAATTCTTTCTGAAAAGAAGAAAATGGCATTCTATGAAACTCAGCTTGGAAAAACGCTTCCTGTTCTTTGGGAGCATGAAAATAAAGACGGAAAAATGTTTGGCTTCACCGAAAACTATGTGAGAGTCCAGAAAGATTTTGATTCCGCATTCGTCAATCAGATTGAATTTCTAAATTTAGAAAAAATCCTGTCAGATGGCACGGTTTCTGTGCAGTCATCCTTCGAAAGTTTTTTAGCAAAAGCGTAG